GTCTCCGGATCGGCCATCGCGTGTTCGAGGGCGACGCGCAGGTCGCGGTAGTCGGCGACGGTGAAGGCGTTCAGCCGGGCCGGCCGGGCCAGGGTGAGCCAGGTGATGTGGTCACTGGTCCGCGCCTGGAGCGTCGCTGGGCCGTCCGCCATCGATCATCAACCTCTCCGCCGGCACATTTGAAAATCGATTCTCGATAAGCTAGCGTTCTCCCGCCCCGCCCGACAAGGGGGACGCACGAGGGAGAGGCCGATGTCAGCACCAGCGCCCCGCATCCTTCCAAGCACCGAAGGGCCCAGCGGGTTCTACTGGACCTCCGGAGCGGACGGCCGGCTGCGCCTGCTCCGCTGCGAGGCCTGCGCCTACCTGATCCACCCGCCGACCGGCTACTGCCCTGCCTGCGGCGGTCGGCAGGTCGCGCCGGCGCCGGTGAGCGGCCGCGGCACCCTCTACTCCTTCACCGTCAACCACCAGCCGTGG
The Parafrankia irregularis genome window above contains:
- a CDS encoding Zn-ribbon domain-containing OB-fold protein; translation: MSAPAPRILPSTEGPSGFYWTSGADGRLRLLRCEACAYLIHPPTGYCPACGGRQVAPAPVSGRGTLYSFTVNHQPWDGTGDTYVIGLVEIEEQPDVRLLTNIVGVDPAEVRIGMPLRVVFEDHSPIYIPLFTPVRP